In the genome of Triticum urartu cultivar G1812 chromosome 5, Tu2.1, whole genome shotgun sequence, one region contains:
- the LOC125556537 gene encoding auxin-responsive protein SAUR36-like yields MVSAKRLAQMAKKWQRMAAMGRKRLTRTTTAVKGAANGECCATSPWVAMKGHCMVYTIDGARFEVPLAYLGTSILSELLTMSHEEFGFAGGDDGRIVLPYDATVMEYAMCLLRRDASTEVVKAFMSSVVRPCSFEGSVVGLRLNQQVAVC; encoded by the coding sequence ATGGTTAGTGCCAAGAGACTTGCTCAGATGGCAAAGAAGTGGCAGAGGATGGCGGCCATGGGGAGGAAGAGGCTCACCCGAACCACGACAGCGGTGAAAGGAGCAGCCAATGGCGAGTGCTGCGCGACGTCGCCGTGGGTGGCGATGAAGGGCCACTGCATGGTGTACACCATAGATGGGGCACGGTTCGAGGTGCCGCTGGCATACCTCGGCACGTCGATCTTAAGCGAGCTCCTGACGATGTCCCACGAAGAGTTCGGCTTTGCAGGCGGCGATGACGGGAGGATCGTGCTGCCCTATGACGCCACGGTCATGGAGTACGCCATGTGCTTGCTCCGGAGAGATGCCTCCACGGAAGTCGTGAAGGCATTCATGAGCTCCGTCGTGAGGCCGTGCAGCTTTGAAGGCAGTGTGGTGGGCTTACGGCTTAACCAGCAAGTAGCAGTTTGTTAG